A window of Ruminococcus champanellensis 18P13 = JCM 17042 contains these coding sequences:
- a CDS encoding STAS domain-containing protein, which produces MLEFQTEEGILRVMLQGEIDHHSAGQLREQIDCRLEELLPKRLILDFTGVTFMDSSGIGLVMGRVRQAAAYGGQVEIAVPAGHIRKVMQLSGIDKLANIHAPVHPAEQKG; this is translated from the coding sequence ATGCTGGAATTTCAAACGGAGGAAGGGATACTGCGGGTCATGCTGCAGGGCGAGATCGATCACCACAGTGCGGGACAGCTGCGGGAGCAGATCGACTGCCGACTGGAGGAGCTGCTGCCAAAGCGGCTGATCCTGGATTTTACCGGTGTGACCTTTATGGACAGCTCCGGCATCGGCTTGGTGATGGGCAGAGTCCGGCAGGCTGCCGCATACGGGGGACAGGTGGAGATCGCAGTTCCTGCCGGTCACATCCGGAAGGTCATGCAGCTGTCCGGCATTGACAAACTGGCAAACATACATGCGCCGGTGCATCCGGCTGAGCAGAAAGGATAA
- a CDS encoding glycoside hydrolase family 25 protein: MKTPVTKLIAAWAVSALMALQSTVYAADQTVQTGDIAVPEVSVGTDAVAEQTSDVLNVSTKDINDTEGDLTETIRLPSCAQINQAICKSTQEPAADDTYDIDGNGVINAFDNVLRKRQLLESQSEYAHLFVSKAVGYGGDVVPVTVSVSGNPGFQNFIMSFSMTQGDYLTMQTGEDGNLKLTQPDQDLTLRAVSGGNVAAVYSTSAVRYTDNGELFTVYVEIPEDTPVGVYPLEMVVQSIEESGNQKVPYVITQGTVTVREEVILPPVTTTTTTVPLETTTTTTTTTTSTGPKGQIYDGIDVSKWQGTVDWAKVKADGYHFAIIRAGYGREASQVDPTFATNVAGAKKAGLYCGAYWYSYATDAAGAKAEAELFLKTVKGYQFDFPLVFDIEDSTQQSLSKSTVAAIIDTFCSTVENAGYYCTLYSYASFLTNNVPVSCQSEHDIWVAHTKTEKPAFSRAYGMWQYSHTGTVNGVSGSTDLNYAYKDYPAIMQKYGFNGF, from the coding sequence ATGAAAACACCAGTTACAAAGCTGATTGCTGCATGGGCTGTATCGGCTCTGATGGCTTTACAGTCAACGGTTTATGCGGCAGATCAGACTGTACAGACAGGGGACATTGCTGTGCCGGAAGTATCTGTGGGGACGGATGCTGTTGCTGAGCAAACCTCTGATGTTTTGAATGTCAGCACAAAAGATATCAACGACACTGAGGGGGATCTGACCGAAACGATCCGCCTGCCCAGCTGCGCGCAGATCAATCAGGCAATCTGCAAATCTACGCAGGAGCCCGCAGCAGATGATACATATGATATTGACGGCAACGGCGTAATTAACGCTTTTGATAATGTGCTGCGGAAACGGCAGCTGCTTGAGTCCCAGTCTGAGTATGCACATTTGTTTGTGTCCAAGGCGGTGGGCTATGGCGGCGATGTGGTGCCGGTGACTGTATCTGTGTCCGGAAATCCTGGCTTTCAGAATTTTATTATGAGCTTCAGCATGACCCAAGGGGACTATTTAACCATGCAGACCGGCGAGGACGGAAACCTGAAGCTGACCCAGCCGGATCAGGATCTGACACTTCGTGCAGTATCCGGCGGCAATGTGGCAGCGGTATACTCCACTTCAGCGGTACGGTATACGGATAATGGTGAATTGTTTACGGTATATGTGGAGATCCCGGAGGATACGCCCGTTGGTGTGTATCCGCTGGAGATGGTCGTGCAGTCCATTGAAGAATCCGGGAACCAGAAGGTGCCTTATGTGATCACACAGGGCACCGTTACAGTGCGGGAGGAAGTGATCCTGCCGCCGGTGACTACTACCACAACGACGGTTCCTTTGGAAACAACGACAACTACCACTACTACAACAACCTCCACAGGCCCTAAGGGACAGATTTATGACGGCATTGATGTTTCCAAGTGGCAGGGCACAGTGGATTGGGCAAAGGTTAAGGCGGATGGTTACCATTTTGCGATCATTCGTGCCGGCTACGGCAGGGAGGCTTCCCAGGTGGATCCCACCTTTGCAACGAATGTTGCAGGAGCAAAAAAAGCCGGGCTGTACTGTGGTGCATACTGGTACAGCTATGCGACAGATGCAGCAGGGGCTAAAGCGGAGGCGGAATTGTTTTTGAAAACTGTAAAGGGATATCAGTTTGATTTCCCGCTGGTTTTTGATATTGAGGACAGCACCCAGCAGTCCTTGAGTAAGAGCACCGTTGCAGCGATCATTGATACGTTTTGCAGCACGGTGGAAAATGCAGGATATTATTGTACGCTGTATAGTTATGCGTCATTTTTGACCAATAATGTGCCGGTATCCTGTCAATCGGAGCATGATATCTGGGTGGCGCATACAAAAACCGAAAAGCCCGCTTTTTCTCGTGCATATGGGATGTGGCAATACAGCCATACCGGAACGGTCAACGGCGTATCCGGTAGTACGGACTTGAATTATGCCTATAAAGATTATCCGGCAATCATGCAGAAATACGGATTTAATGGGTTTTAA
- a CDS encoding NADP-dependent isocitrate dehydrogenase, with protein sequence MSKIQMKTPLVEMDGDEMTRILWQWIKDILITPYVDLNVDYYDLGLVHRNETSDQVTLDSAEATKKYGVAVKCATITPNAARMPEYNLKEMWKSPNGTIRAILDGTVFRTPILVKGITPYIPTWTKPITIARHAYGDVYKNTEMQVKGGCKAELVVTDAEGKETRQLIHDFKTDGIIQGLHNIDQSIAGFARSCFSYGLDTKQDVWFATKDTISKKYDHRFKDIFAEIFEAEYKEKFEAAGIEYFYTLIDDAVARVIRSNGGYIWACKNYDGDVMSDMVSTAYGSLAMMTSVLVSPTGVYEYEAAHGTVQRHYYKHLKGEETSTNSVATIFAWSGALRKRGELDNIPELVRYADNLEQATIQTIEDGIMTGDLYLLSSLENKKKVNSKEFLEEINCRLAKLMG encoded by the coding sequence ATGAGCAAAATTCAGATGAAAACGCCCCTGGTCGAAATGGACGGGGACGAAATGACCCGGATCCTGTGGCAGTGGATCAAGGATATTCTCATCACGCCCTATGTGGATCTGAATGTGGATTACTACGACCTGGGACTGGTTCACCGGAATGAAACCAGTGACCAGGTGACCCTGGACAGCGCAGAAGCCACCAAGAAATACGGTGTGGCTGTAAAGTGCGCTACCATTACACCCAACGCAGCAAGAATGCCCGAATACAACCTGAAGGAAATGTGGAAGTCCCCCAACGGCACCATCCGTGCCATCCTGGATGGTACCGTGTTCCGTACCCCCATCCTGGTTAAGGGCATTACCCCCTACATTCCTACCTGGACAAAGCCCATTACCATCGCCCGTCACGCTTACGGGGATGTGTACAAGAACACCGAGATGCAGGTGAAGGGCGGCTGTAAGGCGGAGCTGGTTGTGACCGATGCTGAGGGCAAGGAAACCCGTCAGCTGATCCACGATTTCAAGACAGACGGCATTATCCAGGGTCTGCACAACATTGACCAGTCCATTGCCGGATTTGCCCGTTCCTGCTTCTCCTACGGTCTGGACACCAAGCAGGATGTATGGTTTGCCACAAAGGACACCATTTCCAAGAAGTACGACCACCGGTTCAAGGATATTTTCGCAGAGATCTTTGAAGCGGAGTACAAGGAAAAGTTTGAAGCAGCCGGCATTGAATATTTCTACACCCTGATCGATGATGCAGTGGCACGGGTAATCCGTTCCAACGGCGGTTATATCTGGGCATGCAAGAACTACGACGGGGATGTGATGTCCGACATGGTATCCACCGCTTATGGCAGCCTGGCTATGATGACTTCCGTTCTGGTATCCCCCACCGGCGTGTATGAATATGAAGCTGCACATGGCACAGTTCAGCGTCATTACTACAAGCATCTGAAGGGTGAGGAGACCTCCACCAACTCCGTTGCAACCATCTTTGCATGGAGTGGTGCGCTCCGCAAGCGTGGCGAGCTGGACAACATTCCGGAGTTGGTTCGCTATGCGGATAATCTGGAGCAGGCAACCATCCAGACCATTGAAGACGGCATCATGACAGGGGATCTATACCTGCTGTCCAGTCTGGAAAACAAGAAGAAGGTGAACTCCAAGGAGTTCCTGGAGGAAATCAACTGCCGTCTGGCAAAGTTGATGGGCTAA
- a CDS encoding sigma-70 family RNA polymerase sigma factor, with protein MSAPCSQPRAEENLGLVHLCANRFRGRGVEYDDLYSAGCIGLMKAVNAFDTERGVRFSTYAVPVILGEIKRLFRDGGTVKVSRSMKELSMRVVRLRDELRMQSGKEPTVQQLAREMGVEEAEIVQALCVSVPPVSLTDPGESGEGQLDIPVPPPDTEIGDVLALRQIMQTLSERDRMLLTMRYYQNKTQSQTAQALGMTQVQVSRREKKLLLTMREELLR; from the coding sequence ATGAGTGCGCCCTGCTCACAACCCCGTGCAGAGGAAAACCTGGGGCTGGTGCATCTTTGCGCCAACCGGTTCCGGGGACGAGGTGTGGAATATGACGACCTGTATTCTGCTGGATGTATCGGCTTGATGAAAGCAGTCAACGCCTTTGACACGGAACGAGGCGTGCGGTTTTCCACCTATGCAGTGCCGGTAATACTTGGGGAGATCAAGCGGCTGTTCCGGGACGGAGGCACAGTCAAGGTCAGCCGGAGCATGAAAGAGTTGTCCATGCGGGTGGTGCGTCTGCGGGACGAGCTGCGCATGCAAAGCGGCAAAGAGCCCACTGTGCAGCAACTGGCAAGGGAGATGGGGGTAGAGGAAGCAGAGATCGTCCAGGCATTGTGCGTCAGCGTGCCACCGGTATCCCTGACAGATCCGGGGGAAAGCGGGGAAGGACAACTGGATATCCCGGTACCGCCGCCGGATACGGAAATCGGAGACGTGCTGGCGCTGCGACAGATCATGCAGACCCTTTCCGAACGGGATAGGATGCTGCTGACCATGCGGTATTATCAGAACAAGACCCAGTCCCAGACTGCACAGGCTCTGGGCATGACCCAGGTACAGGTATCCAGACGGGAGAAGAAGCTGCTGCTGACCATGCGGGAGGAGTTGTTGCGCTGA
- a CDS encoding aconitate hydratase encodes MGLTLTEKILKAHIVDGELIKGTEIGLRIDQTLTQDATGTMAYLEYEAMGVPRVKTELSVAYIDHNTLQNGFENADDHRFIGSVTKKHGIRFSRPGNGICHQVHLERFGIPGKTLIGSDSHTPTGGGIGMLAMGAGGLDVAVAMGGGAYYITCPKVVRVNLTGKLSPWVAAKDVILEVLRRMSVKGGVGKVIEYCGEGVKTLSVPERATITNMGAELGATTSIFPSDEVTREFLTAQGRGEVWTPLAADPDAVYDEELTIDLSQLVPMAACPHSPDNVKTVAEIGSMKIDQVCIGSCTNSSLLDMLKVAYILKGKTVHPDVSLSIAPGSKQVLQMLAQNGALADMIAAGARILESACGPCIGMGQSPNSHGISLRTFNRNFEGRSGTRDGQIYLVSPELAAASALTGVLTDPRTLGEMPDFQLPKTFTVNDNMIELPAPESEMDKVEILRGPNIKPFPQTSPLADSIDVPCSLKVGDNITTDHIMPAGAKILPLRSNIPAISEHCFTVCDPAFPTRAKELGKSIIVGGANYGQGSSREHAALAPLYLGVKAVLVKSFARIHRANLINAGILPLTFANEADYDKIDQGDELELANVRKAIEAGESQLTLRDKTKGIDIPVLCELSGRTKDIVLAGGLLDYTREALK; translated from the coding sequence ATGGGTCTGACACTAACCGAAAAAATTCTGAAGGCGCACATTGTGGATGGCGAACTGATTAAGGGTACCGAGATCGGTCTGCGCATCGACCAGACGCTGACGCAGGATGCAACGGGAACAATGGCTTATCTGGAATACGAGGCAATGGGGGTACCCAGAGTCAAAACAGAGCTTTCTGTGGCATACATCGATCATAACACACTGCAGAACGGCTTTGAAAATGCAGACGACCATCGTTTTATCGGCAGCGTGACCAAGAAGCACGGCATTCGCTTCTCCCGTCCGGGCAACGGTATCTGCCACCAGGTACATCTGGAGCGGTTCGGCATCCCGGGCAAGACCTTGATCGGCTCCGACAGTCATACCCCCACCGGCGGCGGCATCGGCATGCTGGCAATGGGCGCAGGCGGACTGGACGTTGCAGTGGCAATGGGCGGTGGTGCATACTACATTACCTGTCCCAAGGTGGTTCGTGTCAATCTGACCGGCAAGCTTTCTCCTTGGGTTGCTGCAAAGGATGTGATCCTGGAGGTTCTGCGCCGGATGTCCGTCAAGGGCGGCGTGGGTAAGGTCATCGAGTACTGCGGTGAGGGTGTCAAGACCCTGTCCGTACCGGAGCGTGCAACCATTACCAATATGGGCGCTGAGCTGGGTGCTACAACTTCCATCTTCCCCTCTGACGAAGTGACCAGGGAATTCCTCACTGCACAGGGCAGAGGTGAGGTCTGGACGCCCCTGGCAGCGGATCCGGATGCTGTATACGACGAGGAACTGACCATTGATCTGAGTCAGCTGGTGCCTATGGCAGCATGTCCCCATTCCCCGGACAATGTCAAGACCGTTGCGGAGATCGGCTCCATGAAGATCGACCAGGTATGCATCGGTTCCTGCACCAACTCCAGTCTGCTGGATATGCTGAAGGTGGCTTATATCCTCAAGGGCAAGACCGTGCATCCGGACGTTTCCCTGTCCATTGCCCCCGGCTCCAAGCAGGTATTGCAGATGCTGGCACAGAACGGCGCACTGGCAGATATGATCGCAGCCGGCGCACGGATCCTGGAAAGCGCATGCGGTCCCTGCATTGGTATGGGACAGTCCCCCAATTCCCACGGCATTTCTCTGCGTACCTTCAACCGGAACTTTGAAGGCCGCTCCGGTACACGGGACGGTCAGATCTATCTGGTTTCTCCGGAGCTTGCTGCTGCATCCGCTCTCACCGGCGTGCTGACTGACCCCAGAACCCTGGGCGAGATGCCGGACTTCCAGCTACCCAAGACCTTTACAGTCAATGATAATATGATCGAACTGCCTGCACCGGAATCTGAAATGGACAAGGTGGAGATTCTGCGCGGTCCCAACATCAAGCCCTTCCCCCAGACCAGTCCCCTGGCGGACAGCATCGACGTTCCCTGTTCCCTGAAGGTGGGGGACAATATCACCACCGACCACATCATGCCCGCAGGCGCAAAGATTCTGCCCCTGCGCTCCAATATTCCGGCAATCAGTGAGCATTGCTTTACCGTTTGCGATCCTGCATTCCCGACCCGTGCAAAGGAACTGGGCAAGTCCATTATTGTGGGCGGCGCAAACTATGGTCAAGGCTCTTCCCGTGAGCATGCGGCTCTCGCACCGCTGTATCTGGGAGTCAAGGCTGTACTGGTGAAGTCCTTTGCCCGGATCCACCGTGCAAACCTCATCAATGCCGGTATCCTGCCTCTGACCTTTGCCAACGAAGCGGATTACGACAAGATCGACCAGGGGGATGAACTGGAGTTGGCGAATGTACGCAAGGCAATTGAAGCCGGAGAATCCCAGCTGACCCTCCGGGATAAGACCAAGGGCATTGACATTCCAGTGCTGTGTGAGCTCAGCGGTAGAACTAAGGATATCGTACTGGCGGGCGGTCTGCTGGATTACACCAGAGAAGCATTGAAGTAA
- a CDS encoding cob(I)yrinic acid a,c-diamide adenosyltransferase — protein sequence MTHYYYGNGKGKTTAALGMAVRAAGHGLPVCVVQFLKGSFSGEVKSLGVLPQVTLIRLPKDYGFSFQMTQQQMQEITAQHSHMLESAAAWAKQHPDGLLILDEIGDAVELKLIDVDLVKQLVMHPMAEQIYTGHAEQPLFTEHADYVTECRCVRHPHQSGVQARKGIEY from the coding sequence ATGACGCATTACTATTATGGCAACGGAAAAGGAAAGACCACCGCAGCATTGGGAATGGCTGTACGAGCCGCCGGACATGGTCTTCCGGTATGTGTGGTACAATTTCTCAAGGGCAGCTTCAGCGGAGAAGTGAAAAGCCTTGGGGTTTTGCCCCAAGTGACACTGATACGCCTGCCAAAGGATTACGGATTCAGCTTTCAGATGACGCAACAACAAATGCAGGAGATCACAGCCCAGCACAGCCACATGCTGGAATCAGCTGCTGCATGGGCCAAGCAACATCCGGATGGACTGCTGATCCTGGACGAGATCGGAGATGCGGTGGAGCTGAAATTGATCGATGTAGATCTGGTGAAGCAGCTTGTGATGCATCCCATGGCGGAGCAGATTTACACCGGACATGCAGAACAGCCGCTGTTTACAGAACATGCGGATTATGTGACAGAATGCAGATGTGTACGGCATCCACATCAGTCCGGCGTCCAGGCACGAAAAGGCATTGAATATTGA
- the spoIIAB gene encoding anti-sigma F factor, producing MKTINEMKCTFPSLSVNEAYARTAVTAFAAQLDLTIEEIADIRTAVSEAVTNAIVHGYRGTVGTIELCVKLLEGNEVYIRIKDSGCGIPDVAQAMEPLYTTAAAEERAGLGFAVMESFMDKLSVKSKVGRGTTVVMRKRLGVTVPV from the coding sequence ATGAAAACGATCAATGAAATGAAATGCACCTTTCCATCCCTGTCGGTGAATGAGGCGTACGCACGCACAGCAGTAACCGCATTTGCCGCTCAGCTGGATCTGACCATTGAGGAAATTGCAGATATCCGGACGGCGGTATCCGAAGCGGTAACGAACGCCATCGTACACGGATACCGGGGCACGGTGGGCACCATAGAGCTGTGCGTCAAGCTGCTGGAGGGCAATGAGGTGTACATACGCATCAAGGACAGCGGATGCGGCATTCCGGACGTGGCACAGGCTATGGAGCCTCTGTACACCACTGCCGCCGCTGAGGAACGTGCCGGGCTTGGCTTCGCCGTCATGGAAAGCTTCATGGACAAGCTGTCCGTCAAAAGCAAGGTGGGCAGGGGCACAACCGTGGTCATGCGCAAGCGGCTGGGCGTGACGGTTCCCGTATGA
- a CDS encoding zinc ribbon domain-containing protein encodes MSFLDKVTDAGKGVTGKMQNYSEVNNLRRKILYEEERIIEIFADIGKKYYKNPEEDPQVFRALCEDIDTRRRRIKKMRFELNTLRGFKLCPKCETENSDKNQYCGVCGARLPDIDDADFTSLEDNDYYTESNQIFNADPSNLH; translated from the coding sequence ATGAGTTTTTTAGACAAGGTTACAGACGCTGGTAAGGGCGTTACCGGAAAGATGCAGAATTATTCCGAGGTAAACAATCTTCGGAGAAAGATCCTGTACGAGGAAGAGCGGATTATTGAAATTTTTGCTGATATCGGAAAAAAATACTACAAGAATCCGGAAGAAGATCCTCAGGTTTTCCGTGCTCTGTGTGAAGATATTGACACACGCCGTCGTCGCATCAAGAAGATGCGTTTTGAGCTGAACACCCTGCGGGGCTTTAAGCTTTGTCCCAAGTGTGAAACGGAAAACAGTGACAAGAATCAGTATTGCGGCGTATGCGGCGCTCGGCTGCCGGATATTGACGATGCGGATTTCACCTCGCTGGAGGATAATGACTACTACACTGAGAGCAATCAGATTTTCAACGCTGACCCCTCCAACCTGCATTAA